A genomic segment from Diospyros lotus cultivar Yz01 chromosome 5, ASM1463336v1, whole genome shotgun sequence encodes:
- the LOC127801470 gene encoding pentatricopeptide repeat-containing protein At1g63330-like — translation MAVKLSSLTWSNRIPKWVLFRAYVSPIPCANHVQLTPEYDHNPPNESEFEAKIQFLRNQLSPDRLVRVLDSTRDLDSSLKLFKWASTQKRFQHTAETYFQMISKLGMAGSVEEMEGFCSEMAKERCPGTDEAVVALIDLFVEHGRLTEALGVLGTMNWSGYKPSILVFNGLMGALVKGKRGFGNVLFVYKEMVKAGIVPTTDTLNYLLEALLQADRVDTALDQYRRMNKKGCVPSSKTFEILVSGLVDRNRVDESVDVLNEMLELKIEPSLSFFNTIIPIFCRLNNLEVGMRLFEMMKASKLSPDSQLSGVLIQCLCGNHRVDDAINLVEEMSNCSLTPTDDMLVNIVNSLCASGHLDEATEFLKDKHILGRRPHNALLRGYCTASNFVAAVVLFTSMLERNIADTSSWNILIRWLSENVRISKALEFLCRMIVSSYVPDCATYSALIVGNCRLNNFEDSLRLLRQVCANSWLLDSTSYAELVECLCRREMLQEATEVFSHMSNNRCSLPLPSFNMLLRGLRENGNVDGAIRLLPLAYYSGTSCSTLTYNVLMLGISKSGKANDMLVVLARMLVEGCTLDGETYGLLIAGMISHRRIKDCILFFNSMAREGSWPDSDVLANLISYLAELSQLHTVLFAIDRLLQHNQILNPTMYRILINGLWKEGYRSEASRVLDMMLEKGWIPDSTTHGLLMGSVPSRERVGLKVADNEGIDTQDKVSSILAEGLGGETDLE, via the coding sequence ATGGCTGTAAAGCTCTCGTCTCTGACATGGTCCAATAGGATCCCCAAATGGGTTCTTTTTCGTGCCTATGTTTCCCCAATTCCATGTGCAAATCACGTCCAGCTTACCCCAGAATACGATCACAACCCACCGAACGAATCTGAATTTGAAGCAAAGATccaatttttgagaaaccagCTTAGCCCTGACAGATTAGTTCGAGTTCTGGATTCGACCCGTGATTTGGACTCTTCATTGAAGTTGTTCAAATGGGCTTCTACCCAGAAACGGTTTCAGCACACAGCTGAAACCTATTTCCAGATGATCTCGAAGTTGGGTATGGCGGGAAGTGTGGAGGAAATGGAAGGCTTTTGCAGTGAGATGGCGAAGGAGAGATGTCCCGGGACAGACGAAGCGGTCGTGGCATTGATCGATCTGTTTGTTGAACATGGGAGGCTCACTGAGGCTTTAGGGGTTCTTGGGACCATGAATTGGAGTGGTTATAAGCCTTCAATTTTAGTGTTTAACGGTTTGATGGGTGCCCTAGTGAAGGGAAAGAGAGGTTTTGGAAATGTCTTGTTTGTTTACAAGGAGATGGTGAAGGCAGGTATTGTTCCTACGACTGACACCTTGAATTATTTGTTGGAGGCTCTGTTGCAGGCTGATCGAGTTGATACTGCTTTGGACCAGTACAGAAGAATGAACAAGAAAGGATGTGTTCCAAGTAGCAAGACCTTTGAGATTCTTGTAAGTGGGCTTGTTGACAGAAATCGAGTGGATGAATCGGTTGATGTTCTAAATGAGATGCTTGAGCTCAAGATTGAACCAAGTTTGAGTTTCTTTAACACTATCATACCCATATTCTGTAGGTTAAACAATCTAGAGGTAGGAATGAGGCTATTTGAGATGATGAAAGCCTCTAAGCTTTCACCAGATTCTCAACTCTCTGGTGTTTTAATACAATGTTTGTGTGGGAATCATCGTGTAGATGATGCGATAAACCTTGTTGAAGAGATGAGTAATTGCAGTTTAACACCAACCGATGATATGTTGGTGAACATAGTTAATAGTCTTTGTGCATCGGGACATCTTGACGAGGCTACAGAGTTTTTGAAGGATAAACATATTTTGGGTCGTCGTCCACACAATGCTCTGCTTCGTGGGTATTGTACTGCCAGTAACTTTGTTGCAGCAGTGGTTCTATTTACTAGCATGTTAGAGAGGAATATAGCTGATACTTCTTCTTGGAACATTCTCATCAGATGGCTGTCTGAGAATGTGAGGATTAGTAAAGCATTGGAATTTCTCTGTAGAATGATTGTTTCTTCATATGTCCCTGACTGTGCAACCTACTCTGCCCTCATTGTTGGTAACTGTAGACTCAACAATTTCGAGGACTCACTACGGCTGCTTCGTCAAGTTTGTGCCAATTCTTGGCTTTTGGATTCCACATCTTATGCTGAGCTAGTTGAATGCCTGTGCAGGAGAGAGATGCTACAAGAGGCCACTGAAGTCTTTAGCCATATGTCTAACAACAGGTGCAGCCTCCCTTTGCCCTCATTCAACATGTTGCTTAGGGGACTTCGTGAAAATGGAAATGTTGATGGAGCAATCAGGCTCTTACCATTGGCTTACTATTCGGGTACTTCCTGTTCTACTCTAACTTACAATGTTTTGATGCTCGGTATATCAAAGTCGGGGAAAGCAAACGATATGCTAGTAGTTTTGGCTAGAATGCTGGTCGAGGGGTGTACTCTTGATGGTGAAACATACGGTCTACTAATAGCAGGCATGATTTCTCACCGCCGAATCAAGGATTGCATTCTCTTTTTCAATTCAATGGCCAGGGAGGGGTCATGGCCTGATTCAGATGTACTGGCCAATCTTATATCATACTTGGCCGAGCTCTCTCAGCTCCATACAGTTTTGTTTGCCATCGATAGGCTCCTACAACACAATCAAATTCTTAATCCAACAATGTACAGGATACTGATCAATGGTCTTTGGAAAGAAGGATACAGAAGTGAGGCGAGTCGAGTATTAGACATGATGTTGGAAAAGGGTTGGATCCCGGATTCTACCACTCATGGACTGCTGATGGGCTCTGTCCCCTCCCGGGAGAGAGTGGGACTCAAGGTAGCAGACAATGAAGGCATAGACACGCAAGACAAGGTAAGCAGCATACTTGCTGAAGGATTGGGGGGAGAGACTGACTTAGAGTAA
- the LOC127802782 gene encoding uncharacterized protein LOC127802782, with amino-acid sequence MVMMRQDIANPTLTPPTPAVCGNCGVEERRLLHHVRHRGIFRRLCTSCVLRLHPQSFCPTCFLVYERSPPSSIDAVSCFKCYSSSHPHCVGGHAASTPYICPPCANPNAPIFDAKKAEGGGSREIDKKAAKVLLAAAKIAAASMSKAAAGARAEAERRAKEAAFTRKRAREALEHVAFLVAKERMRRRDVLQAEFSGSGNAVAQERNHRGLTATAVVEQNRIGIRRGLDGVDGPSEVSARLNAVGLRERQGFESHHTVSGPQGNGVAMSLEDNGRPRTNSTVGVGGRSIQNNDNERSRSLGNGHNNNAQVERTNNGLYSVGGELQHMQNNHGREGNIASKQ; translated from the coding sequence ATGGTGATGATGAGGCAAGATATCGCAAACCCGACCCTGACACCGCCGACTCCCGCCGTGTGCGGTAACTGCGGCGTCGAGGAGCGGCGGCTGCTCCACCACGTCCGCCACCGGGGGATATTCCGCCGCCTGTGCACCTCCTGCGTCCTGCGCCTCCACCCCCAGTCCTTCTGCCCGACCTGCTTCCTCGTCTACGAGCGGTCTCCTCCTTCCTCCATCGACGCCGTTTCCTGCTTCAAGTGCTACTCGTCTTCCCACCCTCACTGTGTCGGCGGCCACGCGGCGTCGACCCCTTACATTTGCCCGCCTTGCGCTAACCCTAATGCCCCTATTTTCGACGCCAAGAAGGCGGAAGGTGGAGGCAGCAGAGAGATCGATAAGAAGGCTGCCAAGGTGCTTCTTGCCGCCGCGAAGATTGCCGCGGCTTCCATGAGTAAGGCTGCGGCGGGAGCGAGGGCGGAGGCGGAGAGGCGGGCCAAGGAGGCGGCTTTTACGAGGAAGAGAGCGAGGGAGGCATTGGAACATGTTGCTTTTCTCGTTGCCAAAGAGAGGATGAGGCGCAGGGATGTTTTGCAGGCTGAGTTTTCGGGGTCTGGTAATGCGGTTGCTCAGGAGAGGAACCATAGAGGTCTGACTGCAACGGCGGTTGTGGAGCAAAACCGGATTGGAATTCGGCGTGGGTTGGATGGTGTGGATGGTCCAAGTGAGGTTTCTGCGCGGTTGAATGctgtgggtttgagagagaggcAAGGATTTGAGAGCCACCATACAGTGTCAGGACCACAGGGTAATGGTGTAGCAATGTCTTTGGAAGATAATGGAAGACCAAGAACAAATTCCACTGTCGGTGTGGGTGGCCGGTCCattcaaaataatgataatgaaaGGTCTAGAAGTTTAGGTAACGGCCATAACAATAATGCTCAGGTGGAGAGAACGAACAATGGATTGTATTCTGTAGGAGGTGAGCTGCAGCACATGCAAAACAACCATGGTAGGGAAGGGAATATTGCCTCTAAACAATAA
- the LOC127801783 gene encoding probable L-cysteine desulfhydrase, chloroplastic has product MSISGSHVVVDRSMSSLLCLRQSSLLLGRSSIRIYCSDNRISNPSFPLPLPTTTMDSDDNCRRQHHKPFDLNENGDNNHGPPKKPRLSPITEADLQSEFAHHDPSVARINNGSFGSCPASVIAAQQKWQLKFLRQPDEFYFNRLQPAILRSRTAIKDLINADHVEEVAIVDNATTAAAIVLTATARAFGEGKFDPGDAVVMLHYAYGAVKKSVQAYVGRSGGRVIEVPLPFPVRSNDEIISEFRKALEQGKSDGRRVRLAVIDHITSMPSVVIPVKELVKICREEGVDQVFVDAAHAIGCTEVDMKEIGADFYTSNLHKWFFCPPSVAFLYCRKSDKPLDLHHPVVSHEYGNGLPIESAWIGTRDYSPQLVAPDAIEFVNRFEGGIEGIRKRNHEKVVEMGEMLVKAWGTNLGSPPEMCSSMVMVGLPACLGITSDLDVLKLRTHLRDCFSVEVPIYYRAPKDGEVNPVTGYARISHQIYNKLDDYSRFKEAVNKLVNDGFTCAALSH; this is encoded by the exons ATGAGCATTTCTGGCTCTCATG TGGTGGTCGACAGATCAATGTCTTCTTTGCTTTGCCTACGGCAATCTTCTCTTCTTCTAG GTCGCAGCAGCATAAGAATCTATTGCTCCGATAATCGGATTTCGAACCCTAGCTTTCCACTTCCACTTCCCACCACCACCATGGATTCCGACGATAATTGCCGGCGACAACACCACAAGCCCTTCGACCTCAACGAGAACGGAGACAACAACCACGGGCCTCCCAAGAAGCCCAGGCTGTCTCCGATTACCGAAGCCGATCTCCAATCTGAGTTCGCCCACCACGATCCCTCCGTCGCCAGGATCAACAACGGCAGCTTCGGCTCCTGCCCCGCCTCCGTCATCGCCGCGCAGCAGAAATGGCAGCTCAAGTTCCTCCGCCAGCCCGACGAGTTCTACTTCAACCGCCTCCAGCCCGCCATCCTCCGGTCGCGAACGGCGATCAAGGACCTCATCAACGCCGACCATGTCGAGGAGGTCGCCATCGTGGACAACGCCACAACCGCCGCCGCCATCGTTCTCACGGCGACCGCCCGGGCCTTCGGCGAGGGCAAATTCGACCCTGGCGACGCCGTCGTCATGCTCCACTACGCCTACGGCGCTGTCAAGAAGTCCGTCCAGGCCTACGTGGGAAGGAGCGGCGGCCGAGTGATTGAGGTCCCATTGCCCTTTCCGGTAAGGTCTAACGACGAAATTATTTCTGAATTTCGAAAAGCCCTAGAACAGGGTAAGTCTGATGGTCGCAGGGTCAGGTTGGCTGTGATTGATCACATTACTTCGATGCCCAGTGTTGTGATTCCGGTGAAAGAATTAGTTAAGATTTGTAGAGAGGAAGGGGTTGATCAGGTTTTTGTAGATGCAGCCCATGCAATTGGATGTACTGAAGTGGATATGAAGGAAATTGGCGCTGATTTCTACACTAGTAATCTGCATAAATGGTTTTTTTGTCCACCCTCTGTTGCCTTTTTGTACTGTCGAAAATCGGATAAGCCTTTGGATTTACACCATCCGGTGGTTTCACATGAATATGGAAATGGATTGCCCATTGAGAGTGCTTGGATTGGGACTAGGGATTATAGCCCCCAGCTCGTAGCTCCTGATGCCATAGAGTTTGTGAATAGGTTCGAAGGTGGAATTGAGGGGATAAGGAAGAGGAACCATGAAAAAGTTGTTGAGATGGGTGAAATGTTGGTAAAAGCCTGGGGGACCAATCTTGGGTCGCCGCCTGAGATGTGTTCAAGCATGGTTATGGTTGGATTGCCTGCGTGTTTGGGAATTACAAGCGATTTGGATGTTTTGAAATTGAGGACCCATTTGAGGGATTGTTTTAGCGTTGAAGTGCCAATATATTATCGAGCTCCAAAAGATGGGGAGGTTAATCCAGTAACAGGGTATGCGAGGATATCTCATCAAATTTACAACAAACTTGATGACTATAGTAGATTCAAGGAGGCGGTTAACAAGCTCGTTAATGATGGATTTACCTGTGCTGCTCTCTCTCACTGA
- the LOC127801784 gene encoding uncharacterized protein LOC127801784, whose amino-acid sequence MALRRFFGFSDGELMRSDAKPCSRLMRQTAGIFTVGGALGFWVLCRLHYGPRITVPRSLRWAACGAVSVSSTSALLVRLFCPECEPQNIAAYDNKK is encoded by the exons ATGGCTTTGAGGCGTTTTTTCGGGTTTTCTGATGGGGAACTGATGAGATCAGATGCAAAACCTTGTTCCAGATTAATGCGACAAACTGCTGGAATTTTTACTGTTGGAGGAGCATTGGGATTTTGGGTTCTCTGCCGTTTGCATTATG GTCCTCGAATCACAGTTCCCAGGAGCCTTAGGTGGGCAGCATGTGGGGCTGTCTCAGTAAGCTCGACCTCTGCTTTATTAGTCCGCCTCTTCTGTCCTGAATGTGAACCCCAGAATATTGCTgcttatgataataaaaaatga